A section of the Bacteroidota bacterium genome encodes:
- a CDS encoding SelT/SelW/SelH family protein, with the protein MKPTITIEYCPKCHWLLRAAYMAQEFLTTFENELDAVSLKPGLVNGDFHISIDGKKIFNRREYGGFPEIKELKQLVRDAVAPGKSLGHTDTKPHHSL; encoded by the coding sequence ATGAAACCAACTATCACTATCGAATACTGTCCCAAATGCCATTGGTTATTGCGTGCAGCATATATGGCGCAGGAGTTTTTAACTACATTCGAAAATGAGTTAGATGCTGTTTCACTTAAACCCGGTTTAGTGAATGGTGATTTTCACATCAGCATTGATGGCAAAAAAATTTTTAACCGGAGAGAATATGGCGGCTTCCCTGAAATAAAAGAACTTAAGCAGTTAGTTCGGGATGCAGTTGCACCGGGTAAAAGCCTGGGCCACACAGATACAAAGCCTCATCATTCATTATAA
- a CDS encoding murein L,D-transpeptidase catalytic domain family protein, protein MQKRKVKSLYLFISSLVIGLFSFPFAFAKTVEKRSKQLLSATADSANYFASLKPTVISVYDSLHLNISGINRKVFEMAEKGYEKIIEEGRLLNDSIVSIIDFSLPSSAKRLYIVDLKNFEILFNTYVAHGRNSGKEFAKSFSNSESSFKSSPGFYITGNMYTGKHGKSLKLEGLEKGINDNAEKRAVVIHGADYVNESLIHSQGYIGRSQGCPAVSPKESNQIINTIKEGTCLFIYSPEESYQSKSVYLN, encoded by the coding sequence ATGCAAAAAAGAAAAGTTAAAAGTCTTTATTTATTTATTTCTTCTTTAGTCATAGGCCTGTTCTCTTTCCCCTTTGCTTTTGCCAAAACAGTAGAAAAAAGATCAAAGCAGTTATTAAGTGCAACAGCTGACTCTGCTAACTATTTCGCTTCTCTAAAACCCACAGTGATATCTGTTTATGATAGTTTACACCTTAATATTTCGGGAATAAACAGAAAAGTATTTGAAATGGCCGAAAAAGGGTATGAAAAAATTATTGAAGAAGGTCGCCTTTTAAATGACAGTATTGTTTCAATCATTGATTTCAGTCTGCCCAGTTCTGCGAAAAGATTATATATAGTTGATTTGAAAAACTTTGAGATACTTTTTAATACTTATGTAGCACACGGCCGGAATTCGGGGAAAGAATTTGCCAAGTCATTTTCAAATAGCGAATCTTCTTTTAAAAGTAGCCCGGGCTTTTATATAACTGGAAATATGTACACGGGAAAACACGGAAAATCATTAAAGCTTGAAGGTTTAGAAAAAGGAATAAATGATAATGCAGAAAAAAGGGCTGTAGTTATTCATGGAGCTGATTATGTAAACGAATCGCTGATCCATTCACAAGGTTATATCGGTAGAAGCCAGGGCTGCCCGGCTGTTTCACCTAAAGAAAGCAACCAGATCATCAATACTATAAAAGAAGGAACTTGTCTTTTTATCTATTCTCCTGAAGAATCTTACCAGTCAAAATCTGTTTATCTGAATTAA
- a CDS encoding phosphoheptose isomerase, whose product MNDKSKIFSQIEEHLQQLGFTIIDRDYDRPWGGFIVIDESQAQDFAAHFFNDVDFQSLTITNKLSPKILMVAPGKKLSWQYHNRRAEIWSCIEGPVGVMTSDTDIESVRHILEPGYIIRLRQGERHRLMGLEDWGIVAEIWQHTDANNPSDENDIIRLQDDFGRK is encoded by the coding sequence ATGAATGATAAATCAAAAATATTTTCACAGATCGAAGAGCATCTGCAGCAATTAGGATTTACGATCATTGATAGAGATTATGATCGTCCATGGGGTGGCTTTATTGTGATAGATGAATCACAAGCACAGGATTTTGCAGCACATTTTTTTAATGATGTGGATTTTCAGTCCTTAACGATCACAAATAAACTCAGTCCCAAAATCCTGATGGTGGCGCCGGGTAAGAAACTAAGCTGGCAATATCATAACCGCAGGGCTGAAATATGGAGTTGTATAGAAGGCCCGGTTGGCGTAATGACAAGTGACACAGATATTGAGAGTGTAAGACATATTCTGGAACCCGGTTATATAATCCGCCTTCGGCAGGGCGAACGCCACCGGCTGATGGGATTAGAAGATTGGGGCATAGTAGCAGAGATTTGGCAGCATACAGATGCAAATAATCCAAGTGATGAGAATGATATTATAAGACTACAGGATGATTTTGGAAGAAAATAA
- a CDS encoding DUF4407 domain-containing protein, with translation MNETSNTDNYRENGLYSYDSFGVSKKPSDSNFLWWCAGAHQKLLKQYPSEHSKYSGLGGVLLATFVLATLSGGYAVHSVFNNWLWTIGFALIWGLIIFNFDRFLVSTMRKYGVSRSKQIWMAVPRLLLALLIGLVIARPLELKIFEKEINVKMTENLHKKIQLNDSLLAMEYKAQIQTAETERQRAVNRKLGIEDTLHNLQQAYVHEADGTGGSGQRGIENITRLKMDAYNLAKVQYAPEIKLLGETIASQDSIMNTAKSGMEEKRKQYEIAAAANMGFLEKNKALSDLSQQEASVFWATLLISLLIILIEIGPVLSKLIMPVGPYDIALAKEELIQMATSESEIRNDKEVRYEKRRVYRQKQKEMSDQLAEQLTSLQKKNIDKELDKWERGEWEPQDHRASMDEVMRKIKQQYHFKEDDML, from the coding sequence ATGAACGAAACCAGCAATACCGATAACTATCGGGAGAATGGCCTCTACTCGTATGACTCATTTGGTGTAAGCAAAAAACCTTCTGATTCAAATTTTCTTTGGTGGTGTGCCGGTGCACATCAAAAATTATTAAAGCAATATCCTTCCGAACATAGTAAATACTCAGGGCTAGGTGGCGTATTGCTTGCAACATTTGTACTGGCTACTTTATCGGGCGGCTATGCTGTCCATTCAGTTTTTAATAATTGGTTATGGACGATCGGTTTTGCACTTATCTGGGGCTTGATCATTTTCAACTTCGACCGTTTTCTTGTTTCTACCATGCGGAAGTACGGAGTAAGCCGCAGCAAACAGATCTGGATGGCGGTGCCTCGTCTTTTACTTGCATTACTCATCGGGTTGGTAATAGCACGGCCACTGGAGCTAAAGATTTTTGAAAAAGAAATAAATGTGAAGATGACAGAGAACCTGCACAAAAAAATTCAGCTCAATGATAGTTTGCTTGCAATGGAATACAAAGCCCAGATACAAACAGCCGAAACAGAACGACAACGAGCTGTAAACAGGAAACTGGGGATTGAAGATACACTGCACAACCTGCAGCAGGCTTATGTGCATGAAGCCGATGGTACCGGCGGAAGCGGTCAGCGTGGAATAGAAAATATAACACGGTTAAAAATGGACGCGTATAACCTGGCAAAGGTTCAGTATGCGCCGGAAATAAAATTGCTGGGCGAAACAATTGCATCGCAGGACAGCATTATGAACACAGCAAAATCAGGAATGGAAGAAAAAAGAAAACAGTATGAAATCGCTGCTGCTGCCAATATGGGTTTTCTTGAAAAGAATAAAGCATTATCTGATCTGTCACAACAGGAAGCAAGCGTATTTTGGGCTACGCTACTCATTTCGCTACTGATAATATTAATAGAGATCGGGCCAGTGCTTTCAAAACTCATAATGCCTGTTGGCCCTTATGACATTGCTCTTGCAAAAGAAGAACTAATACAGATGGCTACGAGTGAGTCGGAGATCAGGAATGATAAAGAAGTTCGCTATGAAAAAAGAAGGGTGTACAGGCAAAAACAAAAAGAAATGTCGGATCAACTTGCGGAGCAATTGACATCACTGCAAAAGAAAAATATTGATAAAGAACTGGACAAATGGGAACGGGGCGAATGGGAACCACAAGATCACCGGGCAAGCATGGATGAAGTAATGAGAAAAATAAAACAACAGTATCACTTCAAAGAAGACGATATGCTGTAA
- a CDS encoding sugar porter family MFS transporter, with protein sequence MQIQSNDFASNVSVKGSGNLFGISMIAALAGFIFGFDTVVISGANQPIKELWHTTEISPWFHGFIIMSMALWGTVVGAIFGGKPTDKYGRKKVLFWVGIFFSISALGSAFAPDPYSFSFFRFIGGLGIGVSSVAAPAYISEISTPKTRGRLVAMYQFNIVFGILIAYLSNFFLKGMGGVNDWRWMLGVMAIPSILYTLLIISIPESPRWILSKRSDDAGAKKIFQRLGVLNADEVIQNIKTSIQHESAAGGGSGFFNRKYNVIIWLAFMVAFFNQWSGINFILYYAPEILERAGLASIDSLKNSIYIGGTNLLFTFVGLYLIDRLGRKTLLIIGSIGYIISLALVAYAFKTGTNPEFLLFFLLLFIASHAVGQGAVIWVFISEIFPNKIRGKGQSFGASIHWIFAAIITLITPVFLDKQTGIYKDNPWRIFAFLAFMMLLQLIWVLTKVPETKGVSLEELEKKLVKE encoded by the coding sequence ATGCAAATACAATCAAACGATTTTGCTTCCAATGTATCGGTTAAAGGTTCAGGTAATCTTTTTGGTATTTCAATGATCGCTGCCCTTGCAGGTTTTATTTTCGGATTTGATACTGTTGTTATATCCGGAGCCAATCAACCCATTAAAGAACTCTGGCATACAACTGAAATTTCTCCCTGGTTTCATGGGTTCATTATTATGTCGATGGCATTGTGGGGAACGGTGGTAGGTGCCATATTTGGCGGGAAGCCTACCGATAAGTATGGAAGAAAAAAAGTACTCTTTTGGGTTGGGATATTTTTCAGCATATCTGCATTGGGTTCTGCCTTTGCACCCGATCCTTATAGTTTTTCATTCTTTCGCTTTATCGGCGGTCTGGGCATTGGTGTATCATCTGTTGCGGCGCCAGCTTATATTTCTGAAATTTCCACACCGAAAACAAGAGGTCGCCTGGTAGCAATGTACCAATTCAATATAGTGTTCGGAATATTGATAGCCTATCTTTCTAACTTTTTTCTGAAAGGAATGGGTGGTGTCAATGACTGGCGATGGATGCTCGGTGTGATGGCTATTCCTTCAATACTCTACACATTACTCATAATAAGTATTCCTGAAAGTCCACGCTGGATATTATCTAAAAGATCAGATGATGCCGGTGCAAAGAAAATTTTTCAGCGATTGGGTGTTTTAAATGCCGATGAAGTAATACAAAATATTAAGACAAGCATTCAACATGAATCAGCTGCAGGAGGAGGTTCAGGATTTTTCAACCGTAAATACAATGTTATTATCTGGCTGGCTTTTATGGTCGCATTTTTTAATCAATGGTCTGGTATCAATTTTATTTTATACTATGCACCGGAAATTTTAGAAAGGGCAGGACTAGCTTCAATTGATTCTTTAAAAAATTCAATCTATATCGGAGGCACCAACCTTCTCTTTACTTTTGTTGGACTTTACCTGATTGACAGGTTGGGAAGAAAGACATTGCTTATTATTGGCTCAATTGGTTATATCATAAGTCTTGCGTTGGTTGCTTATGCTTTTAAAACAGGAACAAATCCTGAGTTTCTACTCTTTTTCCTTTTATTATTTATTGCTTCACATGCTGTTGGGCAGGGCGCAGTTATCTGGGTTTTTATTTCTGAAATTTTTCCTAATAAAATAAGAGGAAAGGGACAATCATTCGGTGCCAGTATACACTGGATATTTGCAGCTATCATAACACTTATTACACCGGTTTTCCTGGATAAACAAACAGGTATCTATAAAGATAATCCATGGCGTATTTTTGCGTTTCTTGCATTTATGATGTTATTGCAATTAATTTGGGTATTGACAAAAGTGCCGGAAACAAAAGGGGTATCGCTTGAAGAATTAGAAAAAAAATTGGTAAAAGAATAG
- the kduD gene encoding 2-dehydro-3-deoxy-D-gluconate 5-dehydrogenase KduD has translation METLKLFDLSGKTAVVTGCDTGLGMGMATALAEAGADIVGASIVDDYSAVKNAVESTGRKFTYHKVDISDREALYAFINKVKADNKKIDILVNNAGIIMRKPAAEHPDEYWDKVIDINLNAQFILGREFGSHMITNGGGKIIFTCSLLSFQGGINVPGYTASKSAVAGLVRAFGNEWGSKGVCVNGIAPGYIATNNTQALREDPERSQSILGRIPVGRWGLPDDFKGPVVFLASSASDYVNGTVLFVDGGWMAR, from the coding sequence ATGGAAACATTGAAACTTTTTGATCTATCAGGCAAGACAGCAGTTGTTACAGGCTGCGATACAGGGTTGGGTATGGGTATGGCTACCGCTTTGGCGGAAGCTGGTGCTGACATTGTAGGAGCATCAATTGTTGATGATTATTCAGCAGTAAAAAATGCAGTTGAATCAACGGGCAGAAAATTTACTTATCATAAAGTTGATATCTCGGATCGTGAAGCATTGTATGCATTTATCAATAAAGTAAAAGCTGATAATAAGAAAATTGATATACTCGTAAACAATGCAGGTATCATTATGCGTAAACCTGCTGCTGAACATCCGGATGAATATTGGGATAAAGTAATTGACATCAATCTCAACGCACAATTCATTTTAGGTCGTGAGTTTGGTAGTCATATGATAACAAATGGCGGCGGCAAAATTATTTTTACTTGTTCGTTGTTAAGTTTCCAGGGTGGCATCAATGTGCCGGGATATACAGCGAGTAAATCAGCTGTTGCAGGATTAGTAAGAGCATTTGGTAATGAGTGGGGCAGTAAAGGTGTTTGTGTAAATGGTATTGCTCCGGGTTATATTGCTACTAATAATACACAGGCTTTGCGTGAAGATCCTGAAAGAAGTCAATCAATCCTTGGCAGGATACCCGTAGGTCGCTGGGGTTTGCCGGATGATTTTAAAGGCCCGGTTGTATTTCTTGCATCATCCGCATCTGATTATGTAAACGGAACAGTATTGTTTGTTGATGGCGGCTGGATGGCGAGATGA
- a CDS encoding neuraminidase: MRTKAAAFLFSIVILTDNASAQKNILKNVTVTNVDSGWAGNSINTVVFRKNSLVTYGDFQFIGFYNKDGDVILGKRKSGNKNWELIKTNHKGNIKDAHNDISIMIDGAGYLHMAWNHHTNPLNYSISKQPLSLEMSDKIQMTSLFETSVTYPEFYKMPDGDLLFLYRDGASGKGNLVINKYSIKSKQWRQLHSNLIDGENKRNAYWQACVDNKGIIHISWVWRESSDVSSNHDMCYARSTDGGVTWERSTSEKYSLPITAATAEYVWKIPQKTELINQTSMCTDANGNPYIASYWREEDSAIPQYHILFNNNNKWNMQSLDFRKTPFSLSGGGTKRIPISRPHVIVWNENKRTCVGLIFKDEERNNKVSVAINDNVNSSKNWKIFDLTSTSVGSWEPTYDTELWKKKKILNLFVQKTEQTDAEGISGLQPQMIQVIEWKPGIKN, translated from the coding sequence ATGAGGACTAAAGCGGCAGCATTTCTTTTTTCCATAGTTATTTTAACTGACAATGCTTCTGCACAGAAAAATATTTTAAAAAATGTTACAGTTACAAATGTTGACAGCGGATGGGCTGGAAATTCAATCAACACAGTTGTATTCAGAAAAAACTCGCTAGTCACCTATGGCGATTTTCAATTCATAGGTTTTTATAACAAAGATGGGGATGTGATCTTGGGTAAACGAAAATCAGGAAATAAGAACTGGGAATTAATTAAAACAAATCATAAAGGCAATATTAAAGATGCTCACAATGATATCAGCATTATGATTGATGGTGCAGGTTACCTGCATATGGCCTGGAATCATCATACTAATCCACTCAACTATTCAATTAGCAAGCAGCCTTTATCATTGGAGATGTCTGATAAAATTCAAATGACAAGTTTGTTTGAAACCAGTGTTACATATCCAGAGTTTTATAAAATGCCCGATGGCGATCTGTTATTCCTCTACAGGGATGGAGCGTCCGGTAAGGGTAATCTTGTTATTAATAAGTATAGTATCAAATCAAAGCAATGGAGGCAGCTTCATAGTAATTTGATTGATGGAGAAAATAAAAGAAATGCTTATTGGCAGGCATGTGTTGATAATAAAGGTATCATTCATATTTCATGGGTTTGGAGGGAAAGTTCAGATGTAAGCAGTAATCATGATATGTGCTATGCCCGCTCAACGGATGGAGGTGTGACATGGGAAAGATCTACCAGTGAAAAATATTCGTTACCTATAACAGCAGCAACCGCAGAGTATGTTTGGAAAATTCCACAGAAAACTGAGTTGATCAATCAAACTTCGATGTGTACAGACGCTAACGGTAATCCGTATATCGCAAGTTACTGGAGAGAAGAGGACTCCGCAATTCCGCAGTATCATATTCTATTTAATAATAACAACAAGTGGAATATGCAGAGCCTGGATTTTAGAAAAACTCCATTTAGCTTAAGTGGCGGAGGTACAAAACGAATTCCAATTTCCCGGCCGCATGTAATTGTATGGAATGAAAATAAAAGGACATGTGTCGGTTTAATTTTTAAAGATGAAGAAAGAAACAACAAAGTTTCAGTTGCGATAAATGATAATGTGAACAGTAGTAAGAATTGGAAAATATTTGACTTAACATCAACATCGGTTGGTTCATGGGAGCCGACTTACGATACTGAGTTGTGGAAGAAGAAAAAGATACTCAACTTATTTGTTCAGAAAACGGAACAAACCGATGCAGAAGGCATATCAGGCCTGCAACCACAAATGATACAGGTAATTGAATGGAAACCTGGGATAAAGAATTAA
- a CDS encoding CBS domain-containing protein → MRTVRDILNSKTKSLNIISQEETVYKALQMLNSVNLSYLVVMDNEEYKGIISERDYSRKVILKGRHSSDTKVKDIMSVDVPMVSVNDTVEKCFHLIDDHKTRYLLAFDDKQFAGVITINDLLRQVLAARSDVFDSGDVSRLLDNDEKIF, encoded by the coding sequence ATGCGTACGGTTCGTGATATACTTAACAGTAAAACAAAATCCTTAAATATCATTTCGCAGGAAGAAACAGTTTATAAGGCCTTGCAAATGCTCAATTCAGTTAATCTCAGTTACCTGGTGGTAATGGATAATGAGGAGTATAAAGGCATTATAAGTGAGAGGGATTACAGCCGCAAGGTAATTTTAAAAGGAAGACATAGCTCGGATACAAAAGTGAAAGACATTATGAGTGTGGATGTGCCTATGGTAAGTGTAAATGATACAGTCGAAAAATGTTTTCACCTGATTGATGATCATAAAACCCGTTACCTGCTGGCATTTGATGATAAACAATTTGCCGGTGTAATAACTATCAACGATCTGCTGAGACAGGTATTAGCTGCAAGGTCTGATGTATTTGACAGCGGAGATGTTTCCCGGTTGCTGGATAATGACGAAAAAATATTCTGA
- the galK gene encoding galactokinase, with the protein MISIETILTDFKEKFPDSASPLIVRSPGRVNIIGEHTDYNNGFVLPAAIDKAVYLAVSLRDDNEIHLFAKDLNETFSIQIDELKPIGDISWPNYILGAVAQFVEKRIVPKGFNAMLTSDVPIGAGLSSSAAVECATVFALDHLLQTGIHRVNMVKMAQKAEHEYAGVLCGIMDQFASMMGKKEHVIKLDCRSLEYEYVPFKLDGIKILLLNTNVKHSLASSEYNTRRNECRQAVAWIKEHEPQVNSLRDVTEAMLDKYVLPKDKLIDMRSRFIVQEIQRLETGCNDLRQGDIKLLGKKMFATHDGLSKMYAVSCKELDWLVDCVRDNDAVLGARMMGGGFGGCTINLVKEDMIEKLVAEIKLAYEKEMKLPLTYYVASIENGTEIIS; encoded by the coding sequence ATGATATCAATAGAAACCATTCTTACAGATTTTAAAGAAAAATTTCCTGATTCAGCATCTCCACTGATAGTTCGTTCACCGGGCAGAGTGAATATAATTGGTGAACATACTGATTACAACAATGGATTTGTTTTACCGGCTGCAATCGACAAAGCTGTTTACCTCGCAGTATCATTGCGTGACGATAACGAAATACATCTTTTTGCAAAAGATCTGAATGAGACTTTTTCCATTCAAATAGATGAATTGAAACCAATAGGTGATATCAGTTGGCCGAATTATATACTGGGTGCTGTGGCGCAGTTTGTAGAAAAGAGGATTGTGCCAAAAGGATTCAATGCAATGCTCACCAGCGACGTGCCAATAGGCGCAGGACTTTCATCATCTGCAGCTGTTGAGTGTGCTACAGTATTTGCTTTGGATCATTTGCTTCAAACAGGAATTCATAGAGTGAATATGGTGAAGATGGCACAAAAAGCAGAACATGAATATGCTGGTGTATTATGCGGGATCATGGACCAGTTTGCATCTATGATGGGGAAAAAAGAACATGTAATAAAACTAGATTGCCGTTCATTGGAATATGAGTATGTTCCTTTTAAACTGGATGGGATCAAAATACTTCTTTTAAATACGAATGTAAAACACTCACTTGCTTCTTCTGAATATAATACCCGTCGTAATGAATGCAGGCAGGCAGTGGCATGGATAAAGGAACATGAACCACAGGTAAACTCATTGAGGGATGTAACTGAAGCGATGCTTGACAAATATGTTTTACCAAAAGATAAACTGATCGACATGCGAAGCCGGTTTATTGTCCAGGAAATACAAAGACTGGAAACAGGGTGTAATGATCTTCGACAAGGGGATATTAAATTACTGGGAAAAAAAATGTTTGCTACACATGATGGCCTCAGTAAAATGTATGCAGTCAGTTGTAAAGAACTTGACTGGCTTGTTGATTGTGTAAGAGATAATGATGCAGTACTGGGTGCAAGAATGATGGGTGGCGGTTTTGGTGGCTGTACTATCAACCTCGTAAAAGAAGATATGATAGAAAAATTGGTAGCTGAAATTAAGCTGGCATATGAAAAGGAAATGAAGCTACCTCTTACTTATTATGTAGCATCTATTGAAAATGGTACAGAAATAATTTCCTGA
- a CDS encoding 2,3,4,5-tetrahydropyridine-2,6-dicarboxylate N-succinyltransferase — MKELILEAWGNRELLKDTKYTDAIRAVIEEVDKGRLRVAYPSAPSVPTDGWQVNEWVKQAILLYFGIQQMQTWDVAPFEFYDKMLLKKNYKELGVRAVPHAVARYGAYLAKNVVLMPSYVNIGAYVDEGTMVDTWATVGSCAQIGKGVHLSGGVGIGGVLEPLQASPVIVEDGCFIGSRCIVVEGVIVEKEAVLGANVVLTQSTKIIDVSGNEPVEMKGRVPARSVVIPGSYTKKFPAGEYGVGCALIIGKRKPSTDLKTSLNDALRDFNVSV; from the coding sequence ATGAAAGAATTGATCCTTGAAGCATGGGGTAACCGTGAGTTATTAAAAGATACAAAGTATACTGATGCCATAAGAGCTGTAATTGAAGAAGTAGATAAAGGAAGATTGCGGGTAGCGTACCCGTCAGCCCCTTCGGTTCCGACGGATGGGTGGCAAGTGAATGAATGGGTGAAGCAGGCAATACTGCTTTATTTCGGCATTCAGCAAATGCAGACCTGGGATGTAGCACCCTTTGAGTTTTATGATAAGATGTTGTTGAAGAAAAATTATAAAGAGCTAGGTGTTCGTGCCGTACCACATGCAGTAGCGAGATATGGAGCTTACCTGGCAAAGAATGTGGTGTTGATGCCATCGTATGTAAATATTGGTGCTTATGTAGATGAAGGCACAATGGTGGATACATGGGCAACTGTTGGTAGTTGTGCACAGATCGGTAAAGGCGTTCACTTAAGTGGCGGTGTTGGCATTGGCGGTGTGTTAGAGCCATTGCAAGCCTCACCAGTAATTGTTGAAGATGGTTGTTTTATCGGAAGCCGTTGTATCGTTGTGGAAGGTGTGATCGTTGAGAAAGAAGCTGTGCTGGGTGCGAATGTTGTATTAACTCAATCAACAAAAATTATAGACGTAAGTGGAAATGAACCTGTAGAAATGAAAGGTCGTGTACCTGCACGTAGCGTTGTCATTCCCGGTTCATATACTAAAAAATTTCCTGCCGGTGAATATGGTGTTGGTTGCGCATTGATCATTGGTAAACGCAAGCCAAGTACAGATCTGAAAACAAGTTTGAATGATGCGTTAAGAGATTTTAACGTGAGTGTTTGA
- a CDS encoding T9SS type A sorting domain-containing protein, with protein sequence MKTVLRTLLFSSVLLLSTKITKAQCTVSNIVVQNVRGIASTPTSCTAKFDVTFNIENNNGNKFIFIHVWLQNDYPNYFHCVNGQSTINGSIRAPEAADLGNSFNIGLNNEDTAITAMTTYPPDASVPLASMDSLKRVLLPDGSANITLYGVLITTPFACNTPMVIVADLWSSQASNAQRAHCVDCGIRYSSGFLTATGFANCSTLRFGGTLSNLTGNILDGYYRIFADVNRDGYFTPLIDTLLRGNTLFSILAGGNISFTGDILRANINQDIFIIVTQTTGDGAGASRVFRLPSSFCSVLILPVSFSSFTTTRTSRSNVLLKWETATEASNTGFSIQRNMGNNKWETVAFVNSLAQDGNSSSTLSYTFNDLNSSAGITQYRLEQVNIDGKTKLSEIRAVRGFAQKEKTIVFPNPSTDGRVSILFENKEQTRDIILTDINGKVIKQWKGFNNNILKIENLVTGMYTIRIITPQTGNQTVEKIIVSQY encoded by the coding sequence ATGAAAACAGTTTTACGTACTCTTCTTTTTAGCAGTGTTCTTTTATTGAGCACAAAAATTACAAAGGCACAATGCACAGTTTCGAATATCGTAGTTCAAAATGTAAGGGGGATTGCCTCAACACCCACCAGCTGTACTGCCAAATTTGATGTTACCTTTAATATTGAAAACAACAATGGAAATAAATTTATTTTTATTCATGTCTGGTTGCAGAATGATTATCCGAATTATTTCCACTGTGTGAATGGACAGTCTACAATTAATGGCTCTATACGGGCTCCGGAAGCTGCTGATCTTGGGAATTCATTTAATATAGGCTTAAATAATGAAGACACAGCTATAACGGCAATGACAACCTATCCCCCTGATGCATCAGTTCCATTGGCTTCAATGGATTCGTTAAAGAGGGTTTTATTACCGGACGGATCTGCCAATATCACTTTGTATGGTGTTTTGATCACTACACCCTTTGCTTGTAATACGCCTATGGTAATCGTAGCCGACCTATGGTCAAGCCAGGCAAGCAATGCGCAGAGGGCACATTGTGTTGATTGCGGAATAAGATACTCTTCGGGTTTTTTGACTGCAACTGGTTTTGCTAATTGCTCCACTCTCAGATTTGGAGGTACTCTTTCAAATCTCACCGGCAATATTCTGGATGGATACTACAGGATATTTGCTGATGTAAACCGTGATGGATATTTTACACCTCTTATCGATACTTTATTGCGAGGCAATACTTTATTTTCGATATTAGCTGGTGGAAATATAAGTTTCACTGGTGATATACTCAGGGCAAATATTAATCAGGATATATTTATTATAGTTACACAAACGACAGGTGATGGAGCCGGTGCTTCAAGAGTTTTTCGGCTTCCTAGCAGCTTTTGTAGTGTCCTTATCCTACCTGTAAGTTTCAGTTCATTTACCACAACCCGTACAAGCAGAAGCAATGTACTGCTGAAGTGGGAAACTGCGACTGAAGCAAGCAACACAGGCTTCTCCATCCAAAGGAATATGGGAAATAATAAATGGGAAACTGTTGCTTTTGTTAATAGCCTTGCACAGGACGGCAATAGCAGCTCGACTCTTAGCTATACTTTTAATGACTTAAACTCAAGCGCTGGTATTACACAGTACAGGCTTGAACAAGTAAACATTGATGGAAAAACAAAACTAAGTGAAATAAGGGCAGTGCGTGGCTTTGCACAAAAAGAGAAAACTATTGTCTTCCCTAACCCAAGTACTGATGGTCGTGTAAGTATTTTATTTGAAAACAAAGAACAGACCCGGGATATTATTCTTACAGATATAAATGGTAAGGTTATTAAGCAATGGAAAGGATTTAACAATAATATTCTAAAAATAGAAAACCTGGTTACGGGTATGTATACGATCAGGATCATTACGCCTCAGACCGGGAATCAAACAGTAGAAAAGATAATCGTTTCACAATATTAA